The nucleotide sequence TTCCTTGAGCTTGGTGGTCATCTTGTTGCCGTAGGCGCTGGCCCCGTCCTTGTGCACGATGGCGCTGAACGCGTCGACCGGCTCGCCCTGCAGCAGGATGTCGACCTTCACCAGGTCGGCCTCCTGCTCGCCGGCCTCCTCGTAGTCGAGGCTGGCGTAGCCGCGGGTGCGCGACTTCAACGAGTCGAAGAAGTCGAAGATGATCTCGCCGAGCGGCATCGTGTAGCGCAGCTCCACGCGCTCGGGCGACAGGTAGTCCATGCCTCCGAGTTCCCCGCGACGGGCCTGGCAGAGTTCCATGATCGTGCCGATGAATTCGCTCGGGGCGATCACCGTGGTCTTCACCACCGGCTCGTACACCTCGCGGACCTTGCCGTCGGGCCAGTCCGACGGGTTGGTGACGATGATCTCCGTGCCGTCGTCCTTGATCACGCGGTAGACCACGTTCGGCGCGGTCGAGATGAGGTCGAGGTTGAACTCGCGCTCGAGACGCTCGCGGGTGATCTCCATGTGCAGCAGTCCGAGGAAGCCGCAGCGGAAGCCGAAGCCGAGCGCCACCGACGTCTCCGGCTCGTAGGTGAGCGCGGCGTCGTTGAGCTGCAGCTTGTCCAGCGCTTCACGCAGCACCGGGTAGTCCGAGCCGTCGACGGGATACAGGCCGGAGTAGACCATCGGCCGCGGCTCCCGGTAGCCGGTCAGCGCCTCGGTCGCCCCCTTGCGGGCGGTGGTCACGGTGTCGCCGACCTTGGACTGCCGGACGTCCTTCACACCGGTGATGAGGTAGCCGACCTCGCCGACGCCCAGCCCGTCGGACGCCTTCGGTTCCGGTGACACGATGCCGACCTCGAGCAGCTCGTGGGTGGCGCCGGTCGACATCATCGCGATGCGTTCGCGCGGGGTGATCTTGCCGTCGACGACGCGCACGTAGGTGACGACGCCGCGGTAGATGTCGTAGACGGAGTCGAAGATCATCGCCCGCGCGGGCGCGTCCGGGTCGCCGGTCGGCGCAGGCACCTGGCGGACGACCTCGTCGAGCAGTTCCGACACGCCTGCACCGGTCTTGCCGGACACCCGCAGCACGTCGGACGGCTCGCAGCCGATGATGTGCGCCAGTTCGGCGGCGTAGCGATCCGGGTCGGCGGCGGGCAGGTCGATCTTGTTCAGCACCGGGATGATCGTCAGGTCGCGGTCCAGCGCCAGGTAGAGGTTGGCCAGCGTCTGCGCCTCGATGCCCTGCGCCGCGTCGACCAGCAGCACCGCGCCCTCGCACGCCTCCAGCGCGCGCGACACCTCGTAGGTGAAGTCGACGTGGCCGGGCGTGTCGATCAGGTGCAGGACGTACTCGTCGCCGGAGACCGCCCAGGGCAGCCGCACGTTCTGCGCCTTGATCGTGATGCCGCGCTCGCGCTCGATGTCCATCCGGTCCAGGTACTGGGCGCGCATAGAGCGGTCGTCGACCACGCCGGTGAGCTGCAGCATGCGGTCGGCCAGCGTCGACTTGCCGTGGTCGATGTGGGCGATGATGCAGAAGTTCCGAATCTGCGCCGGCGCGGTGAAGGTCTTGTCAGCGAAACTGCTGATGGGGTTTCTCCTGGTGAGTCCGTGTTCGAGGCCCCACCAGCGTATCCAGCAACCGCCGTGCCGACACAATCGTGCCTATGCTCGTTGCCATGGCGTCGCAGTGGAGGACGTTCCAGAAGATCCTTCGGGGCGCGGAGACCGTCGTACGCAGCGAGGCGCCCAAGATCATCCGGCAGTTGCCGAAGGGCGAGGGGCTGCAGCGGAACATCCAGCAGGGCATCAAACTCGGGATCGACGCGGGTCTCGCGGCGCTGGCCAACGCCGCGACGCAGCCGCCGCCGCAGGCGATCACCGCGGGCAGGCCCGTCACCCAGCGCAGCGCCCCGACGGCGCACCGTGCCCGCCGGATCCACTACGCCCCCGACCTGGACGGACGGGCCGACCCGGGCGAGATCGTGTGGACGTGGGTGGTCTACGAGGACGATCCGACGCGGGGCAAGGACCGGCCGGTGCTCGTCGTCGGCCGCGACGCCGGCACCCTGCTGGGGTTGATGCTGTCGAGCCAGGACCGGCACCGCGGCGAGCGCGACTGGGTGGAGATCGGCACCGGCACGTGGGACTACGAGGGCCGGGTCAGTTGGGTACGCCTCGACCGGGTGCTCGACGTCCCCGAGGAGGGCATCCGGCGCGAGGGCGCCGTGCTCGACCGCGAGCGCTTCGAGGTGGTCGCGCGCCGGCTGCGGGCCGAGTACTCCTGGTCCTGACCGGCGGTCAGAAGTAGCCGCTGCCCGGCAACCGCGCGCCGCGGGCGTGGTAGGCACCGACCGCCTGGGCCTTGTACGGCGTCGGATTGTGCGAGGCGAGCGTGCGGACGTTGCGCCAGTGCCGGTCGAGCAGGTGCGCCCGACGCACGACGGACGCGCCGCCCACGTCGAAGATTTGGCCGGCCGCCTTCTGCGCGAGGGCGTCGACGACGACCTTGGCCTCGGCGGCGCGTAGCGACGCCTCGTGCGCCAGGTCGAGGTCGGGGTCGGTCTTCCGAACGTCGGCGTCGAAGGAGACGGCCAGGGCATCGGCGGCCGCGAGCACCGTGGCCTCCGCGGCGAACGCGGCGGCGGCGATCTCGCCGATCTCGCGCTGCAGCAGCGGGTCGTCGGCCGGTGCCGGGGTCGGCGCCCACGCGAAGCTACGCGCGCGCTGATGCACGTGGGCGACGGCGTCGTCGCGCAGCGCCTGGAGCACACCGGCCTCCAGCGCCGTGACGTAGAGCTGGAAGAACGCGCCGGACAGATAGAGCGGCGGCGGGTCACTGCCGGCGTCCGGCGGCGCGAAGCCGAGCAGCTCGTCGGGCTCGACCGCGACGTCGTCGAAGATGGCCGTCCCGGTACCCGTGGCGCGCTGCCCCATGCCGTCCCAGTCGTCGCGCACCGTCACACCGGGCCGGTCGGTGGGGATCAGGGCGATCACGGTGGCACCGTCGGGGTCGCTGGCCAGGACCTCGGCGTAGTCGGCGTACAGCGTGCCGGTCGTGAAGTACTTCGTGCCGTTCAGGCGCAGGCCGCCGTCGGCGCGGGTGAGCCGGGTCTGCCAGGTGAATTCGCCGACGGTGGTGGTGCCGAGTTCGGTGGACGCATTGCCGACGATGGCCCCGCTCAGTGCGAGTGCCACCGCACGGTCGCGATCCGGGCCGTGCAGGCGCAGCCGCTCCTCGACGTGCGAGAAGTGCCCGCGCAGGATGTGCGCGACGTTGACGTCGGCGGCCGCGAGCGCGATGACGACGGCGAACAGCTCCCGCAGCGTCGCGCCGCCGCCGCCTTCGGCCCGCGGTACCCGCAACGCTCTGAGCCG is from Mycolicibacterium grossiae and encodes:
- a CDS encoding type II toxin-antitoxin system PemK/MazF family toxin, which produces MASQWRTFQKILRGAETVVRSEAPKIIRQLPKGEGLQRNIQQGIKLGIDAGLAALANAATQPPPQAITAGRPVTQRSAPTAHRARRIHYAPDLDGRADPGEIVWTWVVYEDDPTRGKDRPVLVVGRDAGTLLGLMLSSQDRHRGERDWVEIGTGTWDYEGRVSWVRLDRVLDVPEEGIRREGAVLDRERFEVVARRLRAEYSWS
- the lepA gene encoding translation elongation factor 4, which encodes MRWWGLEHGLTRRNPISSFADKTFTAPAQIRNFCIIAHIDHGKSTLADRMLQLTGVVDDRSMRAQYLDRMDIERERGITIKAQNVRLPWAVSGDEYVLHLIDTPGHVDFTYEVSRALEACEGAVLLVDAAQGIEAQTLANLYLALDRDLTIIPVLNKIDLPAADPDRYAAELAHIIGCEPSDVLRVSGKTGAGVSELLDEVVRQVPAPTGDPDAPARAMIFDSVYDIYRGVVTYVRVVDGKITPRERIAMMSTGATHELLEVGIVSPEPKASDGLGVGEVGYLITGVKDVRQSKVGDTVTTARKGATEALTGYREPRPMVYSGLYPVDGSDYPVLREALDKLQLNDAALTYEPETSVALGFGFRCGFLGLLHMEITRERLEREFNLDLISTAPNVVYRVIKDDGTEIIVTNPSDWPDGKVREVYEPVVKTTVIAPSEFIGTIMELCQARRGELGGMDYLSPERVELRYTMPLGEIIFDFFDSLKSRTRGYASLDYEEAGEQEADLVKVDILLQGEPVDAFSAIVHKDGASAYGNKMTTKLKELIPRQQFEVPVQAAIGSRIIARENIRAIRKDVLSKCYGGDITRKRKLLEKQKEGKKRMKTIGRVDVPQEAFVAALSTDAASDKPKK
- a CDS encoding acyl-CoA dehydrogenase family protein, which translates into the protein MTTIGTTAVDDPTVSGPPTYGSDRLARLIAETGSGALAREQANERPFAVIEQLKRERLRALRVPRAEGGGGATLRELFAVVIALAAADVNVAHILRGHFSHVEERLRLHGPDRDRAVALALSGAIVGNASTELGTTTVGEFTWQTRLTRADGGLRLNGTKYFTTGTLYADYAEVLASDPDGATVIALIPTDRPGVTVRDDWDGMGQRATGTGTAIFDDVAVEPDELLGFAPPDAGSDPPPLYLSGAFFQLYVTALEAGVLQALRDDAVAHVHQRARSFAWAPTPAPADDPLLQREIGEIAAAAFAAEATVLAAADALAVSFDADVRKTDPDLDLAHEASLRAAEAKVVVDALAQKAAGQIFDVGGASVVRRAHLLDRHWRNVRTLASHNPTPYKAQAVGAYHARGARLPGSGYF